In Bos indicus x Bos taurus breed Angus x Brahman F1 hybrid chromosome 21, Bos_hybrid_MaternalHap_v2.0, whole genome shotgun sequence, one DNA window encodes the following:
- the SEMA4B gene encoding semaphorin-4B → MGRGSRASALLGALPLPLLLLLPLLLLPPSPSRALTPRISLPLGSEKRPFLRFEAENVFNYTSFLLSKDGRTVYVGAREALLALNSSVSFLPGGEYQELLWRADAERKKQCSFKGKNPERDCQNYIKILLPLNSSHLIACGTEAFSPACTYIDVENFTLAQDKQGNILLEDGKGRCPFDPNFKSTALVIDGELYTGTVSSFQGSDPTISRSQSLRPIKTETSLNWLQDPAFMASAYIPESLGSSEGDDDKIYFFFREIGQELEFFENTMVSRIARICKGDEGGGRVLQQRWTSFLKAQLLCLRPDDGFPFNVLQDMFTLTPRPEDWPDTLFYGVFTSQWNGGTTEGSAVCVFTMKDVQSTFNGFYKEVNRETQQWYTVTHPVPSPRPGACITNSARERKINSSLQLPDRVLNFLKDHFLMDGQVRGRMLLLQPQARYQHVTVHRVLALNRTYDVLFLGTGDGWVHKAVSVGTAVHIIEELQVFPAGQPVRNLQLDADRGLLYAASHSSVVKVPVANCSLYQSCRDCLLARDPYCAWSGWRCASVSLYQPEVAVRPWIQDIEGVSAKNACSPSKIRAFVPKGEKPCEQVHFQPHTVNTLACPLLSNLATRFWLHNGAPINASASFRVLATGDLLLVGSQQELGLFQCWSLEGGIQQLEASYCPKVVEDEAAGSEDRSIIINTSRVSAPAGGKASWRMDKSYWTEFLVMCVLFVFAVVLLILFFLYRHRGGMKVFLKQGECASVHPKTRPVVLPPETQPLNGVGPPSTPLDHQGYQALLDSFQRSRVFTESEKRPLSVQDSFVEVSPTCPRPRVRLGSEIRDSVV, encoded by the exons GCTCTGAAAAGCGACCATTCCTCAGATTTGAAGCTGAAAACGTCTTCAACTACACATCCTTCCTGCTGAGCAAGGATGGCAGGACTGTGTACGTGGGCGCTCGAGAGGCCCTCTTGGCACTCAACAGCAGCGTCAGCTTCCTGCCAGGCGGGGAGTACCAGGAG CTGCTGTGGCGCGCAGatgcagagagaaagaagcagtgcAGTTTCAAGGGCAAAAACCCAGAG cgGGACTGTCAAAACTACATCAAGATTCTCCTGCCACTCAACAGCAGCCACTTGATCGCCTGTGGCACGGAGGCCTTCAGCCCTGCGTGCACCTACATT GACGTGGAGAACTTCACGCTCGCACAGGACAAGCAGGGCAACATCCTCCTGGAAGATGGCAAGGGCCGTTGTCCTTTTGACCCTAATTTCAAGTCCACGGCCCTAGTGATTG aTGGCGAGCTGTACACGGGAACAGTCAGCAGCTTCCAGGGGAGTGACCCGACCATCTCCAGGAGCCAAAGCCTCCGCCCCATCAAGACTGAGACCTCCCTCAACTGGCTGCAAG ACCCAGCGTTTATGGCCTCAGCCTACATTCCCGAGAGCCTGGGCAGCTCGGAAGGGGACGATGACAAGATCTACTTCTTCTTCAGAGAGATTGGCCAGGAGTTGGAATTCTTTGAGAACACCATGGTGTCCCGCATCGCCCGTATCTGCAAG GGCGACGAAGGGGGCGGGCGCGTCCTGCAGCAGCGCTGGACGTCCTTCCTGAAGGCACAGCTGCTGTGCCTGCGGCCCGACGACGGCTTCCCGTTCAACGTGCTACAGGACATGTTCACGCTGACGCCCCGCCCCGAGGACTGGCCCGACACCCTCTTCTACGGGGTCTTCACATCCCAGTG GAACGGGGGAACCACGGAGGGCTCTGCCGTCTGTGTCTTCACCATGAAGGACGTGCAGTCCACCTTCAACGGCTTCTACAAGGAGGTGAACCGCGAGACGCAGCAGTGGTACACAGTGACCCACCCAGTACCCTCGCCCCGGCCGGGCGCG TGCATCACCAATAGTGCCCGGGAGAGGAAGATCAACTCGTCACTGCAGCTCCCTGACCGCGTGCTGAACTTCCTCAAGGACCACTTCCTGATGGACGGACAGGTCCGCGGCCGCATGTTGCTGCTGCAGCCCCAGGCTCGCTACCAGCATGTGACTGTCCACCGTGTGCTGGCCCTGAACCGCACCTACGACGTCCTCTTCCTGGGCACTG GTGACGGCTGGGTGCACAAGGCGGTGAGCGTGGGCACCGCGGTGCACATCATTGAAGAGCTCCAGGTCTTCCCGGCAGGACAGCCCGTGCGGAACCTGCAACTGGACGCCGACAGG GGATTGCTGTACGCTGCCTCACACTCGAGCGTAGTCAAGGTGCCTGTGGCCAACTGCAGCCTGTACCAGAGCTGCAGGGACTGCCTCCTGGCCCGGGACCCCTACTGCGCTTGGAGCGGCTGGAGGTGTGCGTCCGTCAGCCTCTACCAACCAGAGGTGGCCGTCAG GCCATGGATCCAGGACATCGAGGGGGTCAGTGCCAAGAACGCCTGCAGCCCTTCCAAGATCCGGGCGTTTGTACCAAAGG GTGAGAAGCCCTGTGAGCAGGTTCATTTCCAGCCCCACACGGTGAACACCTTGGCCTGCCCGCTCCTGTCCAACCTGGCGACCCGGTTCTGGCTGCACAATGGGGCCCCCATCAATGCCTCGGCCTCCTTCCGCGTGCTGGCCACCGGGGACCTGCTGCTGGTGGGCAGCCAGCAGGAGCTGGGGCTGTTCCAGTGCTGGTCGCTGGAGGGAGGCATCCAGCAGCTGGAGGCCAGCTACTGCCCGAAGGTGGTGGAGGATGAGGCGGCTGGCAGTGAGGACCGGAGCATCATCATCAACACGTCTCGGGTGAGCGCACCGGCGGGCGGCAAGGCCAGCTGGCGCATGGACAAGTCGTACTGGACGGAGTTCCTGGTGATGTGTGTGCTCTTCGTGTTCGCCGTGGTGCTCCTCATCTTATTCTTCCTCTACCGGCATCGCGGCGGCATGAAGGTCTTCCTGAAGCAGGGGGAGTGTGCCAGTGTGCACCCCAAGACCCGCCCAGTGGTGCTGCCGCCTGAGACCCAGCCGCTCAACGGCGTGGGCCCCCCTAGCACCCCGCTGGACCACCAAGGCTACCAGGCCCTGTTGGACAGCTTCCAGAGGTCCCGCGTCTTCACGGAGTCAGAGAAGAGGCCACTGAGCGTCCAGGACAGCTTTGTGGAGGTGTCCCCGACATGTCCCCGGCCCCGGGTCCGCCTGGGCTCTGAGATCCGGGACTCGGTAGTGTGA